One window of Trichomycterus rosablanca isolate fTriRos1 chromosome 2, fTriRos1.hap1, whole genome shotgun sequence genomic DNA carries:
- the kank2 gene encoding KN motif and ankyrin repeat domain-containing protein 2 isoform X2: MTEVLHMDTSFPGKINPPASPTLLPKDQEAPYSVETPYGYRLDLDFLKYVNDIEKGNTIKKVHVQRRPRYGSLPRGYGYTGSWWTSTESLCSNASIDSRHSSYSYCAPGYHTSQRPNFSTARVEKTLLDARRKLEEEKDTRRFSNLGSMHSSVAGSNTSLSSAHSFNRAQGGGGSYTPASSGLSTPVTPTPAHLQYVREQMAMALRKIRDLEEQVKTIPVLQVKISVLQEEKRQLSVQLKSQKFLGHTLGFSRGRPRSELYIDIPEEEVGTGTTKEEGGLSPTTPDGSRQDSGCEIEDTVIVGGARPGGRREVRTIGVGTDCEKKDAYHVGVGVSEEDLGLLPETEALKSKVDQLEAQLIRTMQELQSAQKQAEMALKERHFEPLQPDHAVRATSLGWQEQQGLVGAGLHTLVSFTQQVPQRQQRTVGIQVYTLEQPTVVGVSSLLRVQDCSSSTKPLPATFLEGAPHKGYAEPLGTEESPRELPIAISSKQVREVLRSELSTSVPITSPAIVMETKFNQVGPFYQQLKKEEQHPNTDVLQGHEDTAQLASQTNLRSIMKRKADREPRSSSTKKNLQFIGVNGGYESTSSESSSESSDESDASEYHEATEKLPESPARQPQPANASSSDVPVSESLKSTEMATASAPQHSTAAPSLTGGSDIACQQVVQSPASTTDKSNCAIQTSTNDMVLQETIGQSTESDSTQQQTSQSLTTPSECSFVQSSTNSMVLEQTVNLPKTTENINQLISSGLTPQTVTSLSHDTRSTQSEASQPIPHQQSIQIKISEESTQQDTGSIPPENTDSNQANKQDCRSEVSEHFMTALHTLQKALGEPNAFSQQQARTAYTTVLQEWLRVSCHKSADTAVVRAYMDTIASISPQLLEFVINMADGNGNTALHYTVSHSNFPVVKLLLNTGLCNADKQNKAGYTAIMLTALAAFHTENDLQTVLQLLRAGDVNAKASQAGQTALMLAVSHGRGDMVRALLSCGAQVNLQDDDGSTALMCACEHGHVDIVRQLLSVPGCDATVTDNLLADCITIVVASAMGASFTAEVHAVLHKFLAVVISALGRQYH, translated from the exons ATGACTGAAGTGCTACATATGGACACCAGCTTTCCAG GGAAAATTAACCCTCCAGCTTCCCCTACCCTTCTCCCAAAAGACCAGGAGGCTCCCTACTCAGTAGAGACCCCCTATGGTTACCGTCTGGATCTGGATTTCCTCAAATATGTTAATGATATTGAAAAGGGCAACACTATTAAAAAGGTGCACGTGCAGAGACGGCCACGGTATGGATCCCTGCCCCGAGGTTATGGCTACACAGGCTCATGGTGGACCTCCACTGAGTCTCTGTGCTCCAACGCCAGCATAGACAGCCGACATTCATCCTACTCATACTGTGCACCAGGCTACCACACTTCACAGCGCCCAAACTTTAGCACAGCACGAGTGGAGAAAACCTTGCTGGATGCACGGCGCAAGCTAGAGGAGGAAAAGGATACAAGGCGCTTCTCCAACCTGGGGAGCATGCACAGTAGTGTGGCTGGCTCCAACACCTCACTTTCCAGTGCTCACAGCTTTAACCGTGCCCAAGGAGGGGGAGGTTCATACACTCCAGCCAGCTCTGGCCTGTCCACTCCTGTTACCCCCACCCCAGCCCACCTCCAGTATGTGCGTGAACAGATGGCCATGGCCCTTAGGAAAATCCGAGACCTAGAAGAGCAGGTAAAGACAATCCCTGTGCTGCAGGTCAAGATCTCCGTGCTTCAGGAGGAGAAGAGGCAACTCAGTGTGCAACTTAAGAGCCAGAAGTTCCTAGGTCATACGTTAGGGTTTAGCCGTGGGCGCCCACGTAGTGAGCTTTACATTGACATACCGGAGGAGGAGGTGGGAACTGGAACCACCAAGGAGGAGGGGGGACTCTCTCCCACCACGCCAGATGGCTCTCGTCAAGACTCAGGGTGTGAGATTGAGGACACTGTGATTGTTGGTGGAGCAAGGCCAGGGGGCAGGAGGGAGGTTCGAACAATTGGAGTGGGTACAGATTGTGAAAAGAAGGATGCATATCATGTCGGTGTAGGTGTGAGCGAGGAAGATTTGGGGTTGTTGCCAGAGACAGAAGCTTTGAAGTCCAAAGTGGACCAGTTGGAGGCACAGCTGATAAGGACCATGCAGGAGCTGCAGAGCGCTCAGAAGCAGGCCGAGATGGCACTAAAAGAGAGACATTTTGAACCCCTGCAGCCTGATCATGCTGTAAGGGCCACCAGCCTGGGCTGGCAGGAGCAGCAAGGTCTAGTGGGTGCCGGCCTTCACACATTGGTCAGCTTCACCCAGCAGGTTCCACAGAGGCAGCAGAGGACAGTTGGCATTCAGGTGTACACACTGGAGCAGCCTACAGTGGTGGGTGTGAGCAGTCTTCTTAGGGTGCAGGACTGCAGTTCTTCTACAAAGCCTCTCCCTGCTACTTTCCTGGAGGGGGCACCTCACAAAGGATATGCTGAGCCTCTGGGTACAGAAG AATCACCTAGAGAACTACCTATTGCAATAAGCTCCAAGCAGGTACGAGAGGTCTTAAGAAGTGAATTGTCCACATCAGTTCCTATCACCAGCCCTGCCATAGTCATGGAGACAAAGTTCAATCAAGTGGGTCCCTTTTACCAGCAATTAAAGAAAGAAGAGCAGCACCCTAACACAGACGTTTTGCAGGGACATGAAGACACAGCCCAATTAG catcTCAGACCAACCTGAGATCTATCATGAAGCGTAAGGCAGACAGAGAACCACGCTCCTCTTCCACCAAGAAGAATCTGCAATTTATTGGTGTAAATGGAGG GTATGAGTCTACCTCGTCAGAAAGCAGCTCAGAGAGTTCCGATGAAAGTGATGCAAGTGAATATCATGAAGCCACTGAAAAACTACCAGAATCTCCAGCTCGACAACCACAGCCTGCCAATGCCAGCAGCTCTGATGTTCCTGTGTCTGAAAGTTTAAAATCTACAGAGATGGCAACTGCTTCTGCACCTCAGCACAGCACTGCTGCACCTTCACTTACCGGTGGTTCAGACATTGCATGCCAACAGGTTGTACAGTCACCAGCATCAACTACGGACAAATCAAACTGTGCAATCCAGACATCTACTAATGACATGGTTCTTCAAGAGACTATTGGCCAATCAACTGAAAGTGATTCCACTCAGCAGCAAACATCCCAGAGCTTAACCACTCCCTCCGAATGCAGTTTTGTTCAGTCATCAACAAACTCTATGGTACTGGAACAGACTGTTAACTTACCCAAAACCACTGAAAATATTAACCAGTTAATTAGCTCAGGACTGACCCCTCAAACAGTTACTAGTCTTTCACATGACACTAGGTCTACTCAGTCAGAAGCCAGCCAGCCCATTCCACACCAGCAaagtatacaaataaaaatttcAGAGGAGTCTACCCAACAAGACACAGGCAGCATTCCACCTGAAAATACAGACTCAAACCAAGCAAATAAACAAGACTGCAG ATCTGAAGTAAGTGAACACTTCATGACAGCTCTACATACCTTACAGAAGGCACTCGGTGAGCCAAATGCCTTCAGCCAGCAGCAAGCG agaacagcctacACCACAGTGTTGCAGGAGTGGCTGCGTGTCTCGTGTCATAAATCCGCAGACACGGCAGTGGTCCGAGCCTACATGGACACTATTGCTTCCATCTCGCCACAACTTCTGGAGTTTGTGATCAACATGGCTGATGGGAATGGAAACACAGCATTGCACTATACTGTGTCACACTCCAACTTTCCTGTGGTCAAACTTTTGTTGAACACAG GTCTCTGTAATGCAGACAAGCAGAACAAGGCCGGCTACACTGCCATCATGCTGACAGCTCTGGCTGCGTTCCATACTGAAAACGACCTTCAAACTGTTCTGCAACTGCTTCGAGCTGGAGACGTCAATGCAAAGGCTAGCCAG GCTGGACAGACGGCTCTGATGTTGGCCGTGAGTCATGGCCGAGGAGACATGGTAAGAGCACTGCTGTCTTGCGGAGCACAGGTCAACCTGCAGGACGACGATGGCTCCACAGCCCTCATGTGCGCATGCGAGCATGGCCACGTGGACATTGTTCGCCAGCTGCTGTCTGTACCAGGCTGTGATGCCACTGTGACAGATAAT
- the kank2 gene encoding KN motif and ankyrin repeat domain-containing protein 2 isoform X1 — MTEVLHMDTSFPGKINPPASPTLLPKDQEAPYSVETPYGYRLDLDFLKYVNDIEKGNTIKKVHVQRRPRYGSLPRGYGYTGSWWTSTESLCSNASIDSRHSSYSYCAPGYHTSQRPNFSTARVEKTLLDARRKLEEEKDTRRFSNLGSMHSSVAGSNTSLSSAHSFNRAQGGGGSYTPASSGLSTPVTPTPAHLQYVREQMAMALRKIRDLEEQVKTIPVLQVKISVLQEEKRQLSVQLKSQKFLGHTLGFSRGRPRSELYIDIPEEEVGTGTTKEEGGLSPTTPDGSRQDSGCEIEDTVIVGGARPGGRREVRTIGVGTDCEKKDAYHVGVGVSEEDLGLLPETEALKSKVDQLEAQLIRTMQELQSAQKQAEMALKERHFEPLQPDHAVRATSLGWQEQQGLVGAGLHTLVSFTQQVPQRQQRTVGIQVYTLEQPTVVGVSSLLRVQDCSSSTKPLPATFLEGAPHKGYAEPLGTEESPRELPIAISSKQVREVLRSELSTSVPITSPAIVMETKFNQVGPFYQQLKKEEQHPNTDVLQGHEDTAQLASQTNLRSIMKRKADREPRSSSTKKNLQFIGVNGGYESTSSESSSESSDESDASEYHEATEKLPESPARQPQPANASSSDVPVSESLKSTEMATASAPQHSTAAPSLTGGSDIACQQVVQSPASTTDKSNCAIQTSTNDMVLQETIGQSTESDSTQQQTSQSLTTPSECSFVQSSTNSMVLEQTVNLPKTTENINQLISSGLTPQTVTSLSHDTRSTQSEASQPIPHQQSIQIKISEESTQQDTGSIPPENTDSNQANKQDCRSEVSEHFMTALHTLQKALGEPNAFSQQQARTAYTTVLQEWLRVSCHKSADTAVVRAYMDTIASISPQLLEFVINMADGNGNTALHYTVSHSNFPVVKLLLNTGLCNADKQNKAGYTAIMLTALAAFHTENDLQTVLQLLRAGDVNAKASQAGQTALMLAVSHGRGDMVRALLSCGAQVNLQDDDGSTALMCACEHGHVDIVRQLLSVPGCDATVTDNDGSTALSISLEANQNDIAVLLYAHLNFAKPPSPVSPKSPILGSSPSSSEMK; from the exons ATGACTGAAGTGCTACATATGGACACCAGCTTTCCAG GGAAAATTAACCCTCCAGCTTCCCCTACCCTTCTCCCAAAAGACCAGGAGGCTCCCTACTCAGTAGAGACCCCCTATGGTTACCGTCTGGATCTGGATTTCCTCAAATATGTTAATGATATTGAAAAGGGCAACACTATTAAAAAGGTGCACGTGCAGAGACGGCCACGGTATGGATCCCTGCCCCGAGGTTATGGCTACACAGGCTCATGGTGGACCTCCACTGAGTCTCTGTGCTCCAACGCCAGCATAGACAGCCGACATTCATCCTACTCATACTGTGCACCAGGCTACCACACTTCACAGCGCCCAAACTTTAGCACAGCACGAGTGGAGAAAACCTTGCTGGATGCACGGCGCAAGCTAGAGGAGGAAAAGGATACAAGGCGCTTCTCCAACCTGGGGAGCATGCACAGTAGTGTGGCTGGCTCCAACACCTCACTTTCCAGTGCTCACAGCTTTAACCGTGCCCAAGGAGGGGGAGGTTCATACACTCCAGCCAGCTCTGGCCTGTCCACTCCTGTTACCCCCACCCCAGCCCACCTCCAGTATGTGCGTGAACAGATGGCCATGGCCCTTAGGAAAATCCGAGACCTAGAAGAGCAGGTAAAGACAATCCCTGTGCTGCAGGTCAAGATCTCCGTGCTTCAGGAGGAGAAGAGGCAACTCAGTGTGCAACTTAAGAGCCAGAAGTTCCTAGGTCATACGTTAGGGTTTAGCCGTGGGCGCCCACGTAGTGAGCTTTACATTGACATACCGGAGGAGGAGGTGGGAACTGGAACCACCAAGGAGGAGGGGGGACTCTCTCCCACCACGCCAGATGGCTCTCGTCAAGACTCAGGGTGTGAGATTGAGGACACTGTGATTGTTGGTGGAGCAAGGCCAGGGGGCAGGAGGGAGGTTCGAACAATTGGAGTGGGTACAGATTGTGAAAAGAAGGATGCATATCATGTCGGTGTAGGTGTGAGCGAGGAAGATTTGGGGTTGTTGCCAGAGACAGAAGCTTTGAAGTCCAAAGTGGACCAGTTGGAGGCACAGCTGATAAGGACCATGCAGGAGCTGCAGAGCGCTCAGAAGCAGGCCGAGATGGCACTAAAAGAGAGACATTTTGAACCCCTGCAGCCTGATCATGCTGTAAGGGCCACCAGCCTGGGCTGGCAGGAGCAGCAAGGTCTAGTGGGTGCCGGCCTTCACACATTGGTCAGCTTCACCCAGCAGGTTCCACAGAGGCAGCAGAGGACAGTTGGCATTCAGGTGTACACACTGGAGCAGCCTACAGTGGTGGGTGTGAGCAGTCTTCTTAGGGTGCAGGACTGCAGTTCTTCTACAAAGCCTCTCCCTGCTACTTTCCTGGAGGGGGCACCTCACAAAGGATATGCTGAGCCTCTGGGTACAGAAG AATCACCTAGAGAACTACCTATTGCAATAAGCTCCAAGCAGGTACGAGAGGTCTTAAGAAGTGAATTGTCCACATCAGTTCCTATCACCAGCCCTGCCATAGTCATGGAGACAAAGTTCAATCAAGTGGGTCCCTTTTACCAGCAATTAAAGAAAGAAGAGCAGCACCCTAACACAGACGTTTTGCAGGGACATGAAGACACAGCCCAATTAG catcTCAGACCAACCTGAGATCTATCATGAAGCGTAAGGCAGACAGAGAACCACGCTCCTCTTCCACCAAGAAGAATCTGCAATTTATTGGTGTAAATGGAGG GTATGAGTCTACCTCGTCAGAAAGCAGCTCAGAGAGTTCCGATGAAAGTGATGCAAGTGAATATCATGAAGCCACTGAAAAACTACCAGAATCTCCAGCTCGACAACCACAGCCTGCCAATGCCAGCAGCTCTGATGTTCCTGTGTCTGAAAGTTTAAAATCTACAGAGATGGCAACTGCTTCTGCACCTCAGCACAGCACTGCTGCACCTTCACTTACCGGTGGTTCAGACATTGCATGCCAACAGGTTGTACAGTCACCAGCATCAACTACGGACAAATCAAACTGTGCAATCCAGACATCTACTAATGACATGGTTCTTCAAGAGACTATTGGCCAATCAACTGAAAGTGATTCCACTCAGCAGCAAACATCCCAGAGCTTAACCACTCCCTCCGAATGCAGTTTTGTTCAGTCATCAACAAACTCTATGGTACTGGAACAGACTGTTAACTTACCCAAAACCACTGAAAATATTAACCAGTTAATTAGCTCAGGACTGACCCCTCAAACAGTTACTAGTCTTTCACATGACACTAGGTCTACTCAGTCAGAAGCCAGCCAGCCCATTCCACACCAGCAaagtatacaaataaaaatttcAGAGGAGTCTACCCAACAAGACACAGGCAGCATTCCACCTGAAAATACAGACTCAAACCAAGCAAATAAACAAGACTGCAG ATCTGAAGTAAGTGAACACTTCATGACAGCTCTACATACCTTACAGAAGGCACTCGGTGAGCCAAATGCCTTCAGCCAGCAGCAAGCG agaacagcctacACCACAGTGTTGCAGGAGTGGCTGCGTGTCTCGTGTCATAAATCCGCAGACACGGCAGTGGTCCGAGCCTACATGGACACTATTGCTTCCATCTCGCCACAACTTCTGGAGTTTGTGATCAACATGGCTGATGGGAATGGAAACACAGCATTGCACTATACTGTGTCACACTCCAACTTTCCTGTGGTCAAACTTTTGTTGAACACAG GTCTCTGTAATGCAGACAAGCAGAACAAGGCCGGCTACACTGCCATCATGCTGACAGCTCTGGCTGCGTTCCATACTGAAAACGACCTTCAAACTGTTCTGCAACTGCTTCGAGCTGGAGACGTCAATGCAAAGGCTAGCCAG GCTGGACAGACGGCTCTGATGTTGGCCGTGAGTCATGGCCGAGGAGACATGGTAAGAGCACTGCTGTCTTGCGGAGCACAGGTCAACCTGCAGGACGACGATGGCTCCACAGCCCTCATGTGCGCATGCGAGCATGGCCACGTGGACATTGTTCGCCAGCTGCTGTCTGTACCAGGCTGTGATGCCACTGTGACAGATAAT